The Caldicellulosiruptor obsidiansis OB47 genome segment GCATATATCCAAGGGTTAAGGATTTATTCAATATATGAGAGAGCCAAGTTTGGCTCTCTTTTTTGTCATTTTGTTTGAAGGATTTTTGCGCCCTTTGTCGAAATAATAAGGTGTATGACTTTCTTGACAGGGGGACTGAAGGTTGAAACTTCGAAGGAGTTTGTGGTTGGGAGTTTTTGAGTTTTTTCTTTTCTTTTTAATAGGTTTTCCACTTGCAGTTCAGGTTGCTGAACTTTTTTTTCATATTAGAAAACCCATCATTGAATATTTTCAAATTGTAACCTTGTTTCTTGCAATTGTATTTTTTACAGTTTTTTATATTATTAGATATAGTGGTATGTTAAAGAAATATGAAGTATTTGAGAAAAAACAAAAGTTTATAATTAAGAAACTAAAAGAGGAAAAGGACAATATTGAAAAAAGTTATTTTGATAGTATTCAACTGAACAAAGAGATGACAAATATTGTAAAGAGATTAATCGAAACAGAAAGAGATTTAAGAGAAAAAAATGAGTGGCTTAAAAATTTTTTTGAACTCTCGACCAGAATTATTAGTCTTTCAACTGTAGAAAATATAGTTGCAACTGTAGGTGAATATAGCCTTGGGAGTTTGCAATTTTTTCGCATGAGCGTTTATCATGATGGTGATGATAGGACCTTCAGAATCTTGGGGCAGTTTGGGCAAAAAGATGCGCATGAACATCTGCTTTTGAACAGGGCGAAAGAGGATACAAATATTGCTTATAAAATAGAAAATAAAAACATAGTAAAGATAGCGATTCCAGTTGTTTCAGAAGAAAAATGTGAAGGTATTTGTTTTTATGGAATAAAATGCAAAAGCACTTTGAGCGAAGATATTGAATATTATATCAGCCTGTGTAATTTTATAACTATAGCTATAAAAAATGCTATTTATTATTCAAATCTCAAAAAGCAAAAATCAGAAATTGAAGATTTATACGAAAAAAGCACTTACATGAACGAAAAGCTAAGAGAAACTGTGGAAGAATTAAATAAATCAAAAGCAGAACTTGAAAAGAAAAACAAAGAAATTGAGAAGTTTTTTTACGAAACAATCTTGTGTTTGTCTAAAGCAATTGAGTATAAGGATGTGTATACAAAAGGACACTGCGAGAGAGTGCAAAATATTGCTTTAAAGATTGCCGATGAGCTTTCACTTTCACAAGAAGAAAAGGATGTTTTAAAGGTTGCATGTTTGCTTCATGACATAGGGAAGATTGGTGTAAAAGAGGACATACTCAACAAGAGAGGTTCTTTAGAAGCTCATGAGTATGTAGAAATACAAAAACATCCTTTAATAGGTTATAATATTTTAAAAGATTTAGATTTTACCGAGAGAATCAAAAAGGTTGTGCTTCAGCACCATGAAAGGGTGGATGGCAGGGGTTATCCATTTGGACTGAAAGATAAAGAGATAGACCTTCTTGCCAAGATTGTAGCTGTTGCCGATGCATATGATGCAATGACCTCTGATAGACCCTACAGAAAAGCTTTTGATAAGGAGACAGCGCTAAGCGAGATGAAAAGATGTGCCGGCAGCCAGTTTGATACTACTATAGTAGAAAAACTGCTTAATTTAGCACAAAAAGGTTTAGTGATGTTTTTATAGAAAAATAAAAAGGTGTATGTTAAAATTATTAAATAAGCTTTGATAGGAGCAAGGAACAGAAATGTTCAAGGTCATATTGGCTATAAAAAACCAAAGACTATTTTCTATTGTAAAAAATACCTTTATTGAAAATGGCTATACCATTGCCGATACTGCTACAGACTTTGCAGATTGCCTGAGAAAGATAAGAGTTTTAAAACCAGATATTGTTATTATGGAGTATGGGTTTAGTGTTGGCAGTATGGTGGAGATGATAGATATTTTGAAAAATGATAGAATATGTCCTGTTGTCATCTTGGCAAACCAGGCACAAAGGTCTAATATAGAAAGCGTAATCTTAGAAGACGATGAGTTCAATATTTTTTTATACAGTCCATTCAATAAATGGGCGTTCATATCTTTTGTTGAGACTATTATAAAAAATTGGATGAGATTAAGAAAGTTAGAAGAGCAAATAAGAAAGCTTCAGGATGATTTAGAGACAAGAAAGCTTGTTGAAAGGGCGAAGGGAATTTTGATGAAGGAGCTAAAGCTTGATGAGGAAAGCGCAATGAAAAAGCTTCAAAAGCTCAGCA includes the following:
- a CDS encoding HD-GYP domain-containing protein is translated as MKLRRSLWLGVFEFFLFFLIGFPLAVQVAELFFHIRKPIIEYFQIVTLFLAIVFFTVFYIIRYSGMLKKYEVFEKKQKFIIKKLKEEKDNIEKSYFDSIQLNKEMTNIVKRLIETERDLREKNEWLKNFFELSTRIISLSTVENIVATVGEYSLGSLQFFRMSVYHDGDDRTFRILGQFGQKDAHEHLLLNRAKEDTNIAYKIENKNIVKIAIPVVSEEKCEGICFYGIKCKSTLSEDIEYYISLCNFITIAIKNAIYYSNLKKQKSEIEDLYEKSTYMNEKLRETVEELNKSKAELEKKNKEIEKFFYETILCLSKAIEYKDVYTKGHCERVQNIALKIADELSLSQEEKDVLKVACLLHDIGKIGVKEDILNKRGSLEAHEYVEIQKHPLIGYNILKDLDFTERIKKVVLQHHERVDGRGYPFGLKDKEIDLLAKIVAVADAYDAMTSDRPYRKAFDKETALSEMKRCAGSQFDTTIVEKLLNLAQKGLVMFL
- a CDS encoding ANTAR domain-containing response regulator, whose amino-acid sequence is MFKVILAIKNQRLFSIVKNTFIENGYTIADTATDFADCLRKIRVLKPDIVIMEYGFSVGSMVEMIDILKNDRICPVVILANQAQRSNIESVILEDDEFNIFLYSPFNKWAFISFVETIIKNWMRLRKLEEQIRKLQDDLETRKLVERAKGILMKELKLDEESAMKKLQKLSMDRQMPIKEVAKRIIEWKLKNKK